One part of the Sporosarcina ureae genome encodes these proteins:
- a CDS encoding Crp/Fnr family transcriptional regulator produces the protein MSQQPHNDTTDHRMCVSLVPLFNHLEKDQMKHIVELARSTPYPRGQIIYNEGDRSEGLYILHKGRIKIYRLSENGKEQIVRILQPGDFTGELSLFDAKPHDAYAETLEPVELCVIQRDQMQQLLQEHPAISLKMLEEFSSRLARTEQRAARIGMESAETRIALYLVDLSEEQRQLIVELPMSRKDLASHLGTTPETISRKLSAFEESGWIRQPSMKAVEILDLDALLLL, from the coding sequence ATGAGTCAGCAGCCCCACAATGACACGACCGATCATCGAATGTGTGTATCACTTGTTCCACTGTTCAATCACTTGGAAAAAGATCAGATGAAGCACATTGTAGAACTTGCGCGAAGCACCCCCTACCCGCGTGGACAAATTATTTACAATGAAGGCGACCGCTCCGAAGGCTTGTATATATTGCACAAAGGACGGATCAAAATATATCGCCTATCAGAAAACGGCAAAGAGCAAATCGTACGAATACTACAACCCGGAGATTTCACAGGCGAGCTATCGTTATTTGATGCTAAACCTCATGACGCCTATGCAGAAACACTTGAACCCGTAGAACTATGTGTTATTCAACGGGACCAAATGCAGCAACTTCTACAAGAGCACCCCGCGATTTCATTGAAGATGTTGGAGGAATTTTCCTCCCGCCTCGCCCGAACGGAACAACGGGCGGCACGAATCGGTATGGAATCAGCAGAAACGCGTATCGCCCTTTACCTAGTTGACTTATCAGAAGAACAAAGACAATTGATAGTCGAATTACCAATGAGTCGCAAAGACCTAGCCTCTCACCTAGGGACGACACCTGAAACAATCAGTCGAAAATTAAGCGCTTTCGAAGAGTCTGGCTGGATTCGCCAGCCCAGTATGAAAGCAGTAGAAATTCTAGATTTGGATGCTTTATTGCTTTTATAA
- a CDS encoding heavy metal translocating P-type ATPase: protein MNAKQTVRITSLSAMLLGVAIILHFAGFHDARQITLIAATIIAGTPIAIKAWKAIRMKAFSIELLVTIAVIGALFIGEYVESAAVTFLFLFGALLEIRTMEKTRSSLKALVDLAPLEASVLRDGKLLTIAVDDVEIGDRVIVRSGEQVPVDGPIVSGNASINEAAITGESVPASKSLDDQVFSGTLVDNGYIEIIAERVGDDTAFARIIELVEEAQEAKSKTQKFLERFANIYTPSIVILSIIVYIFTRNIEMTLTFLVIACPGALVISAPVSIVAGIGNGARHGVLIKGGDVMEQLAKIDTVVFDKTGTLTKGRPEVTDIHSFGIDKEELLRLTAEAELMSEHHLGQTIVREAKKRLIHLKHQAQDAQVIKGNGLLAEVDGQQLAAGNRKLMISQGIAISPTIEEYASKREKAGNTAVFISIGGEIAGIISIADQIRPEAAAALAKLRRNGIKQMIMLTGDNVHTARLVGEQLGLDSVYAELLPEDKVAAVQKLKAQGHRVAMAGDGINDAPAIATADIGLAMGKGGTDISMETADIVLMADRLDQFAHAYALSKATVNNMKQNTFFAVGTVVLLLIGVLLGKVFLASGMLIHEASVLLVILNAIRLIRYTSDKASKRNVSEVKVNESAAPQ from the coding sequence ATGAATGCAAAACAAACTGTGCGCATCACTTCCTTATCCGCGATGTTGCTTGGTGTAGCGATCATCTTGCACTTCGCGGGCTTTCATGACGCGCGTCAGATTACATTAATCGCTGCCACTATCATTGCGGGTACTCCGATTGCCATAAAAGCGTGGAAAGCTATTCGAATGAAAGCTTTCAGTATTGAACTCCTCGTCACGATCGCAGTCATCGGTGCCCTATTTATCGGCGAATATGTAGAATCCGCAGCAGTTACTTTCTTATTTTTATTCGGAGCGTTACTTGAAATTCGCACAATGGAGAAAACGCGGTCTTCCCTCAAAGCACTTGTCGATCTGGCCCCGCTAGAAGCGAGTGTCCTTCGGGATGGAAAACTACTGACGATTGCTGTTGATGACGTAGAAATCGGTGATCGGGTAATCGTTCGCTCAGGTGAACAAGTTCCGGTAGACGGTCCGATTGTTTCAGGAAATGCTTCTATAAATGAAGCAGCCATCACAGGAGAATCGGTACCCGCATCGAAATCACTAGATGATCAAGTATTTAGCGGTACGTTAGTAGACAATGGCTATATTGAAATAATTGCAGAACGTGTAGGTGACGATACAGCATTCGCTCGTATTATCGAGCTAGTCGAAGAAGCACAAGAAGCGAAGTCGAAAACTCAAAAATTCTTAGAGCGATTCGCTAATATTTATACACCTTCCATCGTCATCCTATCGATTATCGTCTATATATTTACACGCAATATCGAAATGACATTAACATTCCTTGTCATCGCTTGTCCTGGTGCCCTTGTCATTTCCGCTCCCGTCTCGATCGTAGCTGGAATTGGTAACGGAGCCCGTCATGGTGTGCTCATTAAAGGTGGCGACGTGATGGAGCAATTGGCGAAAATCGACACTGTCGTCTTTGATAAAACAGGTACTTTAACTAAAGGACGTCCAGAAGTTACTGACATCCATAGCTTTGGCATCGACAAAGAAGAGTTACTCCGTTTAACTGCAGAAGCTGAACTGATGTCTGAACACCATCTCGGTCAAACGATCGTTCGTGAAGCAAAAAAACGCTTGATTCATTTAAAACACCAAGCACAAGACGCACAAGTTATTAAAGGTAACGGACTTCTTGCTGAAGTAGACGGCCAGCAACTGGCGGCGGGTAACCGAAAGCTGATGATCTCACAAGGTATAGCTATCTCTCCAACTATAGAAGAGTATGCATCCAAGCGAGAAAAAGCAGGTAACACAGCCGTGTTTATCAGTATTGGTGGAGAAATCGCAGGTATTATTTCCATAGCGGATCAAATCCGTCCAGAAGCCGCGGCTGCCCTAGCTAAACTACGAAGAAATGGTATTAAACAAATGATTATGCTAACGGGCGACAATGTACACACTGCCCGACTCGTTGGCGAACAACTTGGTCTCGACAGCGTCTATGCAGAGCTGCTACCTGAAGACAAAGTAGCCGCTGTCCAAAAGTTGAAAGCGCAAGGACATCGAGTAGCGATGGCAGGTGACGGAATCAATGATGCGCCGGCAATCGCCACTGCAGATATCGGGCTGGCAATGGGTAAAGGCGGAACAGACATTTCCATGGAAACAGCGGATATCGTCTTGATGGCGGATCGACTAGATCAATTCGCCCACGCCTATGCATTATCGAAAGCGACTGTGAACAATATGAAGCAAAACACATTTTTCGCAGTTGGCACAGTAGTTTTATTGCTAATCGGTGTACTGCTAGGCAAAGTCTTCCTAGCATCCGGCATGCTTATCCACGAAGCAAGTGTGCTTCTTGTCATATTGAACGCCATTCGATTAATACGCTATACTAGTGACAAAGCGTCCAAACGAAATGTAAGCGAGGTGAAAGTGAATGAGTCAGCAGCCCCACAATGA
- a CDS encoding heavy-metal-associated domain-containing protein, with amino-acid sequence MKKVVFLMEPFSCPSCVKKIEGALSRAKGVQQVKVLFHSSKVRVEFDESVVEANELQELIVKLGYPVLNQKVS; translated from the coding sequence ATGAAAAAAGTCGTATTTTTAATGGAGCCATTCAGCTGCCCATCATGTGTTAAGAAAATTGAAGGTGCCCTATCCAGAGCGAAAGGCGTACAGCAAGTAAAAGTATTATTCCACTCCAGTAAAGTTCGGGTTGAATTTGATGAATCTGTCGTAGAAGCCAATGAATTGCAGGAATTGATTGTCAAACTTGGCTATCCAGTTCTCAATCAAAAAGTCTCATAA
- a CDS encoding phosphoribosylaminoimidazolesuccinocarboxamide synthase produces MKLTYSGKTKDVYRLEDGHVLLKFKDDVTGEDGVFDPGANTVGLTIDGAGKSGLRMTQYFFEKLAEQNIPTHYIDADLDEVTMTVKPATVFGKGLEVICRYRAVGSFLRRFGAYAEEGQVLDAFVEVTLKDDERQDPPISEDALAQLHILTHEEYATLKELTQQISEVVRSEMAEKGLELYDIKLEFGRDPERNIMLIDEISGGNMRVYQGDTYIAPMELEKILFS; encoded by the coding sequence ATGAAATTAACCTATTCTGGTAAAACGAAAGACGTCTACCGCTTGGAAGATGGCCACGTGCTATTGAAATTCAAGGATGATGTAACAGGGGAAGATGGTGTATTCGATCCAGGTGCTAACACTGTAGGCCTGACAATTGATGGTGCCGGAAAGTCCGGACTTCGCATGACACAATACTTTTTTGAGAAATTGGCGGAGCAAAACATACCGACACATTACATCGATGCCGATCTGGACGAAGTAACGATGACGGTGAAGCCTGCTACGGTCTTTGGTAAAGGATTAGAAGTGATTTGTCGATACCGTGCGGTCGGAAGTTTCTTGCGCAGATTCGGTGCGTATGCTGAAGAAGGACAAGTACTCGACGCTTTCGTGGAAGTGACATTGAAAGACGATGAACGTCAAGATCCACCTATTTCAGAAGATGCTTTGGCACAACTTCACATTTTGACGCATGAAGAATACGCAACTCTTAAAGAATTAACTCAGCAAATTTCTGAAGTAGTCCGATCAGAGATGGCAGAAAAAGGTTTAGAGCTATATGATATTAAATTAGAGTTTGGTCGCGATCCTGAGCGAAATATCATGTTGATCGATGAAATTTCAGGAGGCAATATGCGCGTCTATCAAGGCGATACATATATTGCGCCAATGGAATTAGAAAAGATATTATTTTCATAA
- the ectA gene encoding diaminobutyrate acetyltransferase, translating to MDKKHKVSIAGLDPNDPYSFRIPTVDDGKFIWQLIKDTNVLDLNSSYSYLLWADQFSDTSIIVEDHGKLVGFISGFIQPKAQDTLFIWQVAVDESVRGKRIASRMLHSILQSDACRNIRYLEATVTPSNEASTKLFTGLARDLETECTITDGYTKDQFPGGGHESEELFRIGPF from the coding sequence TTGGACAAAAAACACAAAGTTTCGATTGCAGGGCTAGATCCGAACGATCCGTATTCATTTCGTATTCCGACTGTAGACGATGGAAAGTTCATCTGGCAGCTCATTAAAGATACGAACGTACTGGATTTAAACTCTTCCTATAGCTATTTGCTGTGGGCAGACCAATTCAGTGACACGAGTATTATCGTAGAAGATCACGGAAAGCTTGTAGGCTTCATTTCAGGCTTTATTCAACCAAAAGCGCAAGATACATTGTTTATTTGGCAAGTCGCAGTCGATGAATCAGTACGTGGTAAGCGTATAGCTTCGCGTATGCTGCATTCGATTTTGCAAAGTGATGCATGTCGGAATATTCGCTATCTAGAAGCGACCGTCACACCATCTAATGAGGCGTCCACTAAGTTATTTACAGGCTTGGCACGTGATTTGGAGACGGAATGCACGATTACGGATGGCTATACGAAAGATCAATTCCCTGGTGGCGGGCACGAATCAGAAGAACTGTTCCGCATTGGACCATTCTGA
- the ectB gene encoding diaminobutyrate--2-oxoglutarate transaminase, whose protein sequence is MEVFENQESQVRSYSRSFPTVFNKAKGYKMWDTEGKEYIDFFAGAGALNYGHNNDKMKEKLIEYIQDDGISHSLDMATTVRKEFLERFNEVILQPRNMDYKVMFPGPTGTNTVESALKIARKVTGRQNIVSFTNGFHGMTLGALSVTGNSYNRGGAGVPLNNTTSMPFDTFLEEGQSLNFLKKYLADASSGLDLPAAMIVETVQGEGGINPASFDWLREIERLCRRHDILLIVDDVQAGCGRTGTFFSFEPAGIKPDIVCLSKSIGGYGLPLALTLIKPQYDVFGPAEHNGTFRGNNMAILTATEALSYWETDEFAKSVQEKSKLITKRMETIVEDYPQLKATTRGRGFMQGIVCGEGKEDYADKICAKAFEKGLIIETSGPEGEVVKFLGSLIMDEKGIDQGFDILEEAIEEIVQN, encoded by the coding sequence ATGGAAGTATTCGAAAATCAGGAGTCGCAAGTGAGAAGTTACAGCAGAAGTTTCCCAACAGTATTCAACAAAGCAAAAGGCTATAAGATGTGGGACACGGAAGGTAAAGAATATATCGATTTCTTCGCCGGCGCAGGTGCTTTAAACTACGGCCACAATAACGATAAGATGAAAGAAAAGCTGATTGAATATATTCAAGACGATGGAATTTCACATAGTCTGGATATGGCAACGACGGTCCGAAAAGAATTTCTTGAACGATTTAACGAAGTGATCTTGCAGCCAAGAAACATGGACTATAAAGTGATGTTTCCTGGACCTACCGGGACGAATACAGTCGAAAGTGCACTGAAAATCGCCCGCAAAGTAACGGGACGCCAAAATATTGTGAGCTTTACGAACGGTTTCCACGGCATGACACTCGGTGCGTTGTCCGTAACCGGTAACTCCTACAATCGCGGTGGAGCCGGCGTACCACTTAACAATACGACTTCTATGCCGTTTGATACATTTTTAGAAGAAGGTCAATCATTGAACTTCCTAAAAAAGTATTTAGCCGATGCAAGCAGTGGCTTGGATCTACCGGCAGCTATGATTGTCGAAACGGTACAAGGCGAAGGCGGCATCAATCCTGCAAGCTTTGACTGGTTGCGTGAAATTGAACGTCTCTGCAGAAGACACGATATTCTACTAATTGTCGACGATGTACAAGCGGGTTGCGGACGAACTGGTACGTTCTTCAGTTTCGAACCAGCTGGCATTAAGCCTGACATCGTGTGCTTGTCAAAATCCATAGGGGGCTACGGTCTACCGTTAGCACTTACGCTAATCAAACCGCAATATGACGTATTCGGCCCAGCCGAGCATAACGGAACATTCCGCGGTAACAATATGGCAATCTTGACAGCGACAGAAGCTCTATCGTATTGGGAAACAGATGAATTCGCTAAATCGGTACAAGAAAAATCCAAGCTCATTACGAAGCGCATGGAAACCATCGTTGAAGATTACCCACAATTAAAAGCTACAACACGTGGTCGCGGCTTCATGCAAGGAATCGTCTGCGGTGAAGGCAAGGAAGACTATGCGGATAAAATCTGTGCCAAAGCATTTGAAAAAGGTTTGATCATTGAAACATCGGGTCCTGAAGGCGAAGTCGTCAAATTCCTCGGTTCATTGATCATGGACGAAAAAGGAATCGACCAAGGATTCGATATTCTAGAAGAAGCGATTGAAGAAATTGTGCAGAACTAA
- a CDS encoding ectoine synthase, with the protein MIVRTLDEIIGSENETKAETWASRRFLLKKDNMGFSFHETIIYAGTETHIHYQNHLEAVYCVAGDGEIETIADGKVYPIKNGTMYALNEHDDHYLRGGKEDMRLICVFNPPLVGTETHDEDGVYPLIED; encoded by the coding sequence TTGATTGTACGTACATTGGATGAAATTATTGGTAGTGAAAATGAAACAAAGGCAGAAACATGGGCAAGTCGTCGATTCTTGCTGAAGAAAGACAATATGGGCTTCTCGTTCCACGAAACGATTATCTACGCTGGAACGGAAACACATATCCATTATCAAAACCACCTCGAAGCAGTATACTGCGTAGCGGGTGATGGAGAAATTGAAACGATTGCGGACGGCAAAGTGTACCCGATTAAAAACGGTACGATGTATGCGTTGAATGAACACGATGACCATTATTTACGTGGCGGTAAAGAAGATATGCGCTTGATTTGTGTCTTTAACCCACCACTCGTCGGAACGGAAACACATGATGAAGACGGCGTATACCCGTTGATTGAAGATTGA
- a CDS encoding superoxide dismutase family protein: MWKLSSVVLGSALLMAACGGGADEEKEPVNGSGDPVVEEEEMAEPEVMAPVMNVDGEEIGTVTLTQGPSGVAMDVDVTGLEPGEHGMHFHETGVCTAPDFKESAGGHFNPTDKKHGLENPDGHHAGDLENLVADEDGNAKVTITTDAVTLESGMDNSLIDEDGTALVIHEGPDDNVTDPAGDSGTPFACAEITSENMK, encoded by the coding sequence ATGTGGAAATTATCAAGTGTAGTGTTGGGCTCCGCGTTACTCATGGCAGCTTGCGGTGGCGGAGCAGATGAGGAAAAGGAGCCGGTGAATGGCAGTGGTGATCCTGTCGTGGAAGAAGAGGAAATGGCTGAGCCAGAAGTGATGGCGCCGGTCATGAATGTAGATGGGGAAGAGATCGGTACGGTGACGCTGACGCAAGGACCGTCCGGAGTAGCAATGGACGTGGACGTAACCGGCCTTGAGCCAGGTGAACACGGCATGCACTTCCATGAAACGGGCGTTTGTACAGCGCCAGACTTTAAAGAGTCTGCAGGCGGTCACTTTAACCCGACGGATAAAAAGCATGGTTTGGAAAATCCCGATGGACACCACGCAGGTGATTTGGAGAATTTAGTGGCGGATGAAGACGGAAATGCAAAAGTTACGATAACGACAGATGCAGTTACTCTTGAATCAGGTATGGATAATTCTTTGATTGATGAGGATGGTACTGCGTTAGTTATCCATGAAGGTCCGGATGATAACGTAACGGATCCAGCGGGCGACTCAGGAACACCATTTGCTTGTGCTGAGATTACGTCTGAGAATATGAAGTGA
- a CDS encoding DUF2653 family protein has protein sequence MEQQIIYEQDVVNAVCVLIAKESRAMPDDVEVELAYDDDTGFSADAELNGKMHHLDTSRLVEALRLWIEQYLDQDPMAAGIQLKLDDEEGIIAVVR, from the coding sequence ATGGAACAACAGATAATCTACGAACAAGACGTAGTGAATGCGGTGTGTGTATTGATTGCAAAAGAGTCACGTGCAATGCCAGACGACGTGGAAGTCGAGCTTGCCTACGATGACGACACTGGGTTTTCAGCAGATGCGGAGCTTAACGGCAAGATGCATCATTTGGATACCTCTCGTCTAGTCGAGGCGCTTCGCCTTTGGATCGAGCAGTATCTCGATCAGGATCCGATGGCAGCAGGCATTCAGCTGAAGCTGGATGATGAAGAAGGGATTATCGCGGTAGTGCGATAA
- a CDS encoding CAP-associated domain-containing protein: MIKRLFQLLFLAVLLYAFKPFWEGPVSEYVDLSFLDPVDAKVETVLNEEVVGSALDYTKQSITDLITFVSDKAVGSSPPDEVAQPVLDAPATGIISIHNIEIGTPEAQVKEKLGDPQRKSVNEYGTEWLTFHDNYQNFVMLSYDIKRRVNAIYTNDRLIASSIGIEYGVPKETIREGLGEPITEIRKGTNIYKLQDDEGMDVFHSDGLYMYVFYDLHKENTVTAVQLIANSLESGKSALYAPQNDAMRQGFEMQLFDLTNAARVRHGRSILTWDQLASDTARLHSTDMAVQDYFSHENLQGESPFDRMKKQGLKFVSAGENLAYGQSSSIFAHEGLMNSKGHRENILIRDYQFLGIGVDFNDKEQPFYTENFFAK; the protein is encoded by the coding sequence ATGATAAAACGCCTGTTTCAGTTACTCTTTCTCGCAGTACTCCTCTACGCATTCAAGCCCTTCTGGGAAGGTCCCGTATCAGAATATGTGGACTTATCGTTTCTCGACCCAGTTGACGCCAAAGTAGAAACTGTACTGAACGAGGAAGTAGTTGGATCTGCGCTCGACTATACAAAACAATCGATCACCGATTTAATTACATTCGTTTCCGACAAAGCCGTCGGAAGCAGCCCCCCGGATGAAGTTGCCCAACCTGTGCTTGATGCACCTGCAACGGGCATTATTTCCATCCACAATATTGAAATTGGCACACCAGAAGCACAAGTGAAAGAAAAGCTCGGTGATCCGCAACGGAAATCCGTCAATGAATATGGCACGGAATGGCTGACATTCCATGATAACTACCAGAATTTCGTCATGCTGTCGTATGATATTAAACGTCGAGTCAACGCCATCTACACGAACGACCGTCTCATCGCTTCATCTATCGGCATTGAATACGGTGTGCCGAAAGAAACAATACGTGAAGGACTGGGTGAACCGATTACGGAAATACGTAAAGGTACCAATATTTATAAGTTGCAGGACGATGAAGGCATGGATGTTTTTCATTCCGACGGTCTTTATATGTACGTTTTTTATGATCTGCATAAAGAAAATACCGTCACCGCGGTTCAATTGATCGCGAATTCGCTAGAGTCAGGTAAGTCTGCGCTCTACGCACCACAAAACGATGCTATGCGCCAAGGCTTCGAGATGCAATTATTTGATTTGACGAACGCGGCCAGAGTGCGCCACGGTCGCTCTATTTTAACATGGGATCAACTGGCATCTGACACTGCCCGTCTGCATAGTACTGATATGGCAGTGCAAGATTACTTCAGTCATGAAAACTTGCAAGGCGAATCCCCTTTCGATCGCATGAAAAAACAAGGCCTTAAGTTCGTTAGTGCGGGTGAAAATCTAGCATATGGTCAGTCTAGCAGTATTTTTGCACATGAAGGGCTGATGAATTCCAAAGGTCACCGGGAAAACATATTAATCCGTGACTATCAGTTCCTTGGGATCGGTGTGGATTTCAATGACAAAGAACAGCCATTTTATACGGAAAACTTCTTCGCCAAGTAA
- a CDS encoding MMPL family transporter, which produces MALQRFGKFVTQSYKWIFMFWILLFGVMTYFAIQLPGLLAGDGFRVDGEHEHVMKIVSEDFGLPAESLFLVFDGKSDAEIDASLDQLEKLGVMSDIVSPLVEKEQYTKDLSYALLQFDTAPDDMPQVVEDIRDEIGGQAGVTLTGGGAFEHDVNQASQRDLMTAEAIGLPIAIVVLLFAFGTIVASFVPLIVGIGTVVSTLGILALLGNTVDLSIFVLNIVPMLGLALSIDFALLFISRYREELRKRSVEESIIMTIRTAGRSIIFSAVCVFIGLGAMLLIKVDIFMNIALGGMIVVGMAVVSSLTLLPSVLLMLGERIHKGRLLKERNEDANGWRKFANGVIKRPVTIAIVAFVLLAIAVIPVKNMELTIPQIDSLPKNFDTRVAFEQMEDTFGLGDESTVFLIAERDGSWKTTEGLADMITLQDQLTNDPVVKEVSTVFTLSGIDTVKEWEQTLRIPQMYDQLNPVLKNFTDSGNRLLIPVTLSAAGSSNEAQDWIRDWSEKDTGFNILLGGEPRFNQEIFDEIADHIVYVLLIIIVSTFFILMFAFRSLVIPVKAILMNILGLSATFGILVYIFQYGHFGLNPGTVALIIPVIVFSLVFGLSMDYEVFLISRMQEEFAQSFDNDKSTVEGLATTSKVITSAALIMIVLTGAFAFTDVMPVKQIGVGIAVAVAIDATIIRLLLVPSLMKLFGKWNWWLPFGKGLYRSNSQKYSAK; this is translated from the coding sequence ATGGCCTTGCAGAGATTCGGGAAGTTTGTGACCCAATCGTATAAATGGATTTTCATGTTTTGGATTTTGCTATTTGGGGTGATGACGTATTTCGCCATCCAATTGCCCGGCCTACTTGCAGGAGACGGCTTCCGTGTAGATGGCGAGCATGAACACGTCATGAAAATCGTCTCGGAAGACTTCGGATTGCCTGCCGAGTCATTATTTTTAGTATTTGACGGAAAGTCCGATGCAGAAATCGATGCATCACTTGATCAGCTAGAAAAGCTCGGTGTCATGTCCGATATCGTATCTCCTCTTGTGGAAAAAGAACAGTATACGAAAGATTTATCCTATGCCTTGTTGCAATTTGATACGGCACCTGACGATATGCCGCAAGTCGTCGAGGATATACGCGACGAAATCGGGGGTCAAGCTGGCGTAACACTCACTGGTGGAGGGGCATTTGAACACGATGTCAATCAAGCGAGCCAACGAGACTTGATGACAGCGGAAGCGATCGGTTTACCGATTGCGATCGTCGTGTTGTTGTTTGCATTTGGAACAATCGTTGCCTCTTTCGTTCCATTAATTGTCGGCATTGGCACCGTCGTCTCCACTCTCGGAATTTTAGCTTTGCTTGGCAACACGGTAGATCTCTCTATTTTCGTACTGAATATCGTGCCGATGCTCGGTCTCGCTCTGTCCATAGACTTTGCGTTGTTGTTCATTAGTCGGTATCGAGAAGAACTTAGGAAACGTAGCGTCGAGGAATCGATCATCATGACGATCCGTACTGCTGGCCGTTCCATTATATTCTCTGCAGTTTGTGTGTTTATTGGACTTGGTGCGATGCTGCTCATTAAGGTGGATATTTTCATGAATATTGCACTTGGCGGCATGATTGTCGTTGGAATGGCAGTCGTTTCATCACTTACTTTATTGCCTTCCGTCTTGTTGATGCTCGGTGAACGTATTCACAAGGGCCGTTTGCTGAAAGAGCGTAACGAAGATGCAAACGGTTGGAGAAAGTTTGCGAACGGTGTTATCAAACGTCCGGTAACCATTGCGATCGTAGCATTTGTGTTACTCGCAATTGCGGTTATTCCGGTGAAGAACATGGAATTGACGATTCCGCAGATCGACTCGTTACCGAAAAACTTTGATACACGTGTAGCATTTGAACAAATGGAAGATACGTTTGGCTTAGGTGACGAGAGTACCGTGTTCCTCATTGCTGAACGGGATGGTAGCTGGAAAACGACTGAAGGTCTGGCGGATATGATTACGTTGCAAGATCAATTGACGAATGATCCGGTAGTTAAAGAAGTTTCGACCGTCTTTACGCTCAGTGGTATAGATACTGTAAAGGAATGGGAGCAAACGCTGCGTATTCCGCAAATGTACGATCAACTCAATCCCGTGCTGAAGAACTTCACGGACAGTGGCAACCGATTACTTATCCCCGTTACGTTGAGTGCTGCCGGTAGCTCGAATGAAGCACAAGACTGGATTCGTGATTGGTCAGAGAAAGATACTGGCTTCAACATCTTGCTAGGCGGTGAACCGCGTTTCAATCAGGAAATCTTCGATGAAATAGCGGATCACATCGTATACGTATTATTAATTATCATCGTTTCAACATTCTTCATCCTAATGTTCGCGTTCCGTTCATTAGTCATTCCGGTGAAAGCAATCCTAATGAATATTCTTGGGTTATCGGCAACGTTCGGTATACTCGTGTATATATTCCAGTACGGTCATTTCGGATTAAATCCTGGTACCGTAGCGCTCATCATCCCAGTCATTGTCTTCAGTCTCGTGTTCGGCTTGAGTATGGACTATGAAGTATTCTTGATCTCACGGATGCAAGAAGAGTTTGCACAGTCATTCGATAATGACAAATCTACGGTCGAAGGACTTGCGACGACAAGTAAAGTCATCACGTCTGCCGCGCTCATCATGATCGTGCTAACAGGTGCCTTCGCGTTTACAGATGTAATGCCAGTCAAGCAAATTGGAGTAGGAATCGCGGTCGCTGTTGCGATTGATGCGACAATTATCCGACTGTTGCTAGTACCTAGTTTGATGAAACTGTTTGGTAAGTGGAACTGGTGGTTGCCATTTGGCAAAGGATTATACCGTTCCAACAGCCAGAAATATAGCGCAAAATAA
- a CDS encoding cold-shock protein, giving the protein MEQGKVKWFNAEKGYGFIEREDGDDVFVHFSAIQGDGFKTLEEGQDVSFEIEQGQRGLQATNVTKN; this is encoded by the coding sequence ATGGAACAAGGTAAAGTAAAATGGTTTAACGCAGAAAAAGGTTATGGCTTCATCGAACGTGAAGATGGCGACGACGTATTCGTACACTTCTCAGCTATCCAAGGTGACGGATTCAAAACTCTTGAAGAAGGTCAAGACGTGTCTTTCGAGATCGAACAAGGACAACGCGGACTTCAAGCTACTAACGTAACTAAAAACTAA